A window of the Zeugodacus cucurbitae isolate PBARC_wt_2022May chromosome 2, idZeuCucr1.2, whole genome shotgun sequence genome harbors these coding sequences:
- the LOC128921781 gene encoding uncharacterized protein LOC128921781 codes for MKKSPRIITTFLVKEKKNPSGKLNSKYFNLKTKIRKSSPSAERSLSSEINLDFNLIYPAKDNFLKTKWDNFKTKIVNYYYANIRIQQSIDLLNQAKTTKKIVLLPSARFSVDGNTKKKATIKDANESFVLQLTTISDYSIRIKEIIGDLISPDVKHWKLLVLLIEIVDLLFDSSFSNFDLDKLKNLIKAHHQLYILLYGNLKPKHHFLVHYPHAIEKCGPLKFIWAMRFEAKHKDTKIYFNNITSRVNPAYTAAIKSSFCFSNFLHKYKDGFPHAFNTETFITKDLTKEEYFPKILNFENINYQSVYVSTIIHYKGIEYKQNNFLAFLNEINCCIYKIKLFIYENEIIYVLCYPIEIIKFDAHFQSYETGIK; via the exons ATGAAAAAGAGTCCCAG GATTATTACTACATTCCTcgtcaaagaaaaaaaaaacccaTCAGGCAAGCtcaattccaaatattttaatttaaagacaaagaTTAGAAAGAGTAGTCCATCCGCGGAAAGATCTCTTTCGAGTGAA attaatctagatttcaatttgatttatccagcaaaagataattttttaaaaacaaagtgGGATAATTTTAAAACCAAGATAGTGAACTACTACTATGCCAACATACGGATTCAGCAATCAATAGATCTTTTGAACCAAGCAAAAACGACGAAAAAAATTG TTCTGCTGCCTTCAGCAAGATTTAGTGTAGAtggaaatacaaaaaagaaagcCACCATTAAAGATGCTAATGAAAGCTTCGTATTGCAGTTAACAACAATTAGCGATTACTCAATacgaataaaagaaattatcg GAGATTTAATTTCACCAGACGTGAAGCATTGGAAACTGTTGGTGTTGCTAATAGAAATAGTAGATTTATTATTTGATTCTAGTTTTTCTAATTTCGATCTagataagttaaaaaatttaattaaagcacATCATCAATTATATATTCTACTTTACGGTAATTTGAAACCTAAGCATCATTTTTTGGTGCACTACCCACACGCAATTGAGAAATGTGGTCCTCTCAAGTTTATCTGGGCAATGCGTTTCGAGGCAAaacataaagatacaaaaatatattttaacaatataacATCTCGAGTAAATCCTGCTTATACAGCGGCTATAAAaagttctttttgtttttcaaattttttacataagtATAAAGATGGGTTTCCGCATGCTTTTAACACTGAAACATTTATTACAAAGGACTTAACAAAAGAAGaatattttcctaaaatattgaactttgaaaatattaactatCAATCTGTTTATGTTTCGACTATAATACATTATAAAGGAATCgagtataaacaaaataattttttagcatttctgaatgaaataaattgttgtatctataaaatcaaactttttatttacgaaaatgaaattatttacgttCTATGTTATcctattgaaattattaaatttgatgcACATTTTCAATCTTACGagactggtataaaataa